The Musa acuminata AAA Group cultivar baxijiao unplaced genomic scaffold, Cavendish_Baxijiao_AAA HiC_scaffold_681, whole genome shotgun sequence sequence GCCAAGGGACCTGAGAACCGTATATGAAAATTTCATCTCGTACGGCTCAAGCAGAAACACACAAATGCTGATTTCAACGGATATGTAATAGAAAGTTAAAAACTTCTTAGCTTAGCCGCTTGATTTGCCCCGACCCGAAGATACGAagtaacaaaaataagaaatttcTTCTTTGTATGATAATGCCTCAAAATATCAAGTTGGCTCATCTGTCTCTTTTGATGTTGATCATTACAGGCCTTTTGAATCTTCTCTtccctatttttttatttgttattttatttcttgtttttttGTGTAATGCGGATTGATTCTTGTTTTACTATTGATAGGAATTTGCTTGTTGAGACCCTATGAATCAATTGAAACCCCAGATTCATACTAGAACCACGATGATTTAATTTAATAAAGCAAAGCCTCAAGCTAAACTCAAAGGTTCTCTGAGTAAGAACCCTTTGATGATcacttattcgatgaatgtaatgACTCAACAAAATCTAGAAAAAGAGTTGTCCTTCGGTCAAGAAAAAAATAAGTCCGAAGGAAGAAAAATCGTTTGATTTAGGAAATATCTATTTGAAAATTTCTGAGTCCGGTTGCGAGGTCTGAATAGTAGGTATGAATCAtagttttaatatttcttttattaatcTATTCTATATTCTATATATATTCCGTGCTCCAGATACTAGAATAACTATCCGACGAAATAGAATCATCTCGATAGAGATAACAGGACCATTCTCTgtattatcaataggatcaattaTAACAAGTCACACACTCATATTCCGGAGATACCGAAACAAATAAATTCCACGGTCGAACTACCAGAATGGTCTAGAAATCCGAGTTTTAAGTAAAGTAATTTTTTTGATTGAAAACTAGGACTTCAAAGTTCTTATAAACTTAACTCATTGTAATTCCATCCAGTAAAACGGAAGAATTATAAATTTCCAAAATAATAGATAGGAATACCGTAAATAGGGCCATTGCGACTCCCATTAATGGTGTAGTCCCCCAGCCCGGAGCTACTTTACCATATTCCGAATTCAATGGTTTCAATAAATTCCCTACAGTAGTTTGTCTTGGCCCAGATCTAGAACTATCCTCAACGGTTTGTGTAGCCATAAATCCTATTTAATCATTGGTTGAGATCTGTTGACTTTGTATACCATTCCGTTGTAGTTGTAAATAAACGATCTTATCGTAGATCCATTGTGATCTTGAAATTGTCTAAAAATGGAAACAGCAACCCTAGTCGCCATCTTCATATCTGGTTTACTTGTAAGCTTTACTGGGTACGCCTTATATACCGCTTTTGGGCAACCCTCACAACAACTAAGAGATCCATTCGAAGAACACGGGGACTAGTTGAAGTAATGAGCCTCCCATATGGGGAGACTCATTACTTCAACTGagataatgaaaaattatttcattttttagttGGAACCTTAGGCGGTTCTCGAAAAAAGATAGCGAAAAAAATTATCCCTAAAGTCGAGACTAAAAGGAATGTATAAACCAATGCTTCCATAGATTCGATCGTGGTTTACAATTATAGCTTCCACACCTATTCATTTGGCATCATTTAccatataaagaaaaggaaagagtcaAAGAAAAGATGGTGATTCAAGTCAAGATTTCTTCAGTACCCTAAccctatgtcaaatcaaaaaaagaGGCGAAAGATACCAGAGCAATGTTGTATCAGACTACTTGTCTCTTTGTAGTTGGATCCCCAAGTTTTTGGAATGCTCCAAATTCCACTTGAGCATCCAAATCTGGATCAATGCCAGCAAAAACATCTCTGAACAAGGTTCTAGCGCCATGCCAAATGTGTCCGAAAAAGAAGAGCAAAGCAAACGTAGCATGGCCAAAAGTGAACCAACCCCTTGGACTGCTACGAAAAACGCCATCAGATTTCAAAGTAGCCCGATCTAATTCAAAAATTTCACCTAATTGGGCACGTCTAGCATATTTTTTTACAGTCGCAGGATCACTATAACTGACTCCATTGAGTTCGCCACCATAGAACTCAACAGTTACACCTACTTGTTCAACACTATACTTTGATTCTGCCCTTCTAAAAGGAACATCGGCTCTAACAATTCCGTCTCCATCTACCAAAACTACCGGAAATGTTTCAAAAAAGGTAGGCATACGACGTACAAAAAGCTCGCGCCCTTCTTTATCTCTAAAGACGGGGTGTCCTAACCACCCAACAGCTATTCCATCCCCGTTGTCCATTGACCCTGCTCTGAATAATCCCCCTTTTGCTGGATTATTACCAATGTAATCATAAAAAGCTAATTTTTCGGGAATTTTAGACCAAGCTTCCGATAAACTCAGATTTTGGGCTAGTCCGGCGCTAACTCTTCGATATATTTCTTGCTGAAAGTATCCCTGATCCCACTGATAACGAGTGGGACCAAATAATTCGATTGGGGTAGTTGCTGAACCATACCACATAGTTCCAGCAACAACGAAAGCTGCAAAAAAAACAGCAGCGATACTACTGGAAAGTACAGTTTCAATATTGCCCATACGTAATCCTTTGTATAGACGTTGAGGCGGACGGACACTAAGATGGAATAAGCCTGCTAATATGCCCAATGTACCCGCTGCAATATGATGAGAGGCTATTCCTCCGGGAACAAAAGGATCAAAGCCTTCTGCGCCCCACGCTGGACTTACGGGTTGTACTTTTCCAGTTAGTCCATAAGGATCGGACACCCATATTCCAGGACCATACAAACCTGTTACATGAAATGCGCCAAAGCCAAAGCAAGCCAACCCTGAGAGAAATAAATGAATTCCAAAGATCTTAGGCAAATCCAAAGATGGTTTGCCCGTACGTTCATCACAGAATATTTCTAGGTCCCAATACACCCAATGCCAGATAGCTGCCAAGAAGCACAAGCCAGAAAACACAATATGTGCCCCTGCCACACCTTCATAACTCCAAATACCGGGATTCGTTACAGTTCCTCCTGAAATACTCCAACCACCCCACGAATTGGTTATTCCTAAACGAGTCATGAAGGGTATAACGAACATACCTTGTCTCCACATTGGATCAAGAGCGGGGTCAGAGGGATCAAAAACCGCTAATTCGTATAAAGCCATCGAACCGGCCCAACCAGCAACTAGGGCTGTATGCATTATATGGACAGAAAGCAATCGACCGGGATCATTCAATACGACAGTATGAACACGATACCAAGGCAAACCCATGGAAATACCCCtttatcaaagaaaaatagacACTATGTCACTTTATTTTATCGCATTGGAAAAGACTATACTATGTATCTAACCTTTTCAGTAGATTCCGTATGAGAAAGGGTTAATTTTTATTCCGTTCCATTGAAAATAATGGAACAATTCTGTTCGTAAGAACAAAGAGAAGCAGATCTATTCTATACCCGATAAGTACCAATACGCAATGGGAGGATTAGTTCTACTTTCGGGAAACGAATGCATAGATACTTGTTTATTACTCCAACGATTGATCCGTTAGTTAAAATTTTTCTTTATTCATTCTGTCTTACTCTATAAAATAAACCTTCCAATTTATGTATAAAAATCTATGTATAAAATACAATAAACAGAAAAAGGGATGAAGACGATAAAGCCATTGTTATGTTTTCCACATTAAAGTGAAGTATAGTActcaattttttctttaatttaatgcCCGTTGGTGTTCCAAAAGTACCTTTTCGGAGTCCTGGAGAGGAAGATGCAGTTTGGGTTGACTTATAGTGCGACTTGTCAGACATATTGGGTTATATGGAATTTACCCGTTCTCTCCCTCGATCGAAATATCCTCTGTTTCGCCTAAGAAATATTGTATTGAGTGAACCATCAATCATTCGGAGCGTGAAGTGCAAttagatcaatttatttattttgaggatcAATTAGGAGAATTTATGGTTGacttggaaaaataaaaataaaataaagtaataaagtatccagataaaataaagtaataaagtatccagGCTCCGTTCAGAAAATACCAAATTGGTAATCCATGTAATGTATGATTACCGCTTGTATCATAAACGATTCTTATCCTTATTATAGGAGTGATTTCAAACGTCCAACCAATAACCAACGGAATAGTATGATGAGTACATCGAATGATTGGGGAAAGGCATGAaacgaattgaaaaaaaaaagtcgtaACAAAAAGAAGTGGTACTGAGACCATTTGCCCTATATGTGCAAATGGAATTCGGACAGATCTTTTCCCGGAGTAGAACATGAACCTAAAAGAATTGAAAAGGCCCAttcagaaacaagaaaattacatCGTGATTTGAATGTCGATGAAACAATACATCAATGAGAGAGATTTGTTCAATTTCAATAAGTTCagtaaattctttttttataggTAAGGAAGCCAAAACT is a genomic window containing:
- the LOC135663154 gene encoding photosystem II CP47 reaction center protein; this translates as MGLPWYRVHTVVLNDPGRLLSVHIMHTALVAGWAGSMALYELAVFDPSDPALDPMWRQGMFVIPFMTRLGITNSWGGWSISGGTVTNPGIWSYEGVAGAHIVFSGLCFLAAIWHWVYWDLEIFCDERTGKPSLDLPKIFGIHLFLSGLACFGFGAFHVTGLYGPGIWVSDPYGLTGKVQPVSPAWGAEGFDPFVPGGIASHHIAAGTLGILAGLFHLSVRPPQRLYKGLRMGNIETVLSSSIAAVFFAAFVVAGTMWYGSATTPIELFGPTRYQWDQGYFQQEIYRRVSAGLAQNLSLSEAWSKIPEKLAFYDYIGNNPAKGGLFRAGSMDNGDGIAVGWLGHPVFRDKEGRELFVRRMPTFFETFPVVLVDGDGIVRADVPFRRAESKYSVEQVGVTVEFYGGELNGVSYSDPATVKKYARRAQLGEIFELDRATLKSDGVFRSSPRGWFTFGHATFALLFFFGHIWHGARTLFRDVFAGIDPDLDAQVEFGAFQKLGDPTTKRQVV